One window from the genome of Candidatus Chlorohelix allophototropha encodes:
- a CDS encoding ABC transporter ATP-binding protein — protein METISKIQINSLNKSYGTLPILDNISIVANRGEFVSLVGPSGCGKSTLFNILAGLETADSGEFRYDNQPFQPQPGKIAYMLQRDALLPWRSALDNAALGLELAGTPRKIAREHAHTYFEIFGLKGFEKSFPWQMSGGMRQRLALLRTFLTEREVMLLDEPFGALDALTRAGLQEWLAEMQAKLRRTILFITHDIEEALLLSERIYIFSHRPAAIREVQEVLIPKPRSVSDSGLVELKARLLSILKPEAEYA, from the coding sequence ATGGAAACAATATCCAAAATTCAAATAAATAGTCTTAATAAATCCTATGGCACACTGCCCATACTCGATAATATTAGCATCGTGGCAAATCGGGGCGAGTTTGTTTCTCTGGTTGGACCGAGTGGCTGTGGTAAAAGCACTCTTTTTAATATTTTGGCAGGACTTGAAACAGCCGATTCCGGAGAATTTCGCTATGACAATCAGCCCTTCCAACCGCAACCGGGCAAAATAGCTTACATGCTCCAACGTGATGCGCTTTTACCGTGGCGTTCCGCGCTGGATAATGCCGCGCTAGGACTTGAACTTGCCGGAACACCCCGCAAGATAGCCCGCGAACATGCGCACACTTACTTTGAAATTTTCGGCTTGAAGGGTTTTGAAAAGAGCTTTCCGTGGCAAATGTCAGGCGGTATGCGCCAGCGGCTTGCCCTCTTGCGCACCTTTCTGACCGAACGCGAGGTTATGCTGCTGGATGAGCCATTCGGAGCGTTAGATGCCCTAACCAGAGCCGGGCTTCAGGAATGGCTGGCAGAGATGCAAGCAAAGCTTCGCCGCACCATCCTGTTCATCACCCACGATATTGAGGAAGCGTTACTACTCAGCGAACGAATCTACATATTCAGCCATCGCCCCGCCGCCATCCGCGAGGTACAGGAAGTCCTGATTCCAAAGCCACGTTCGGTTTCCGACTCAGGGTTAGTGGAACTAAAAGCCCGCCTGTTGTCAATCCTAAAACCGGAGGCGGAATATGCCTAA